The proteins below are encoded in one region of Candidatus Tanganyikabacteria bacterium:
- a CDS encoding BamA/TamA family outer membrane protein has protein sequence MLRISAASAAVFATALAGSLGVASPALAASSWWPLSGASGTPPEAAKPAQPAPLPGTAAATPSAEAPPEDLGARMRVADIAVRGNKTVTTEQVLLALPIHRGDEVTKKQVQDALQRLYGLGYFADVRAFTEPTPAGERLVFQVVENPRLEDVRITGITVFKQDEVLKPFVAIKGQTLNLREVQKHIKDLEKRYADEGYVLARVIDLQVDPKSGVLDLKVAEGEIEAIRIIGNEETRDYVIRRELTQKPGELFNFKKMEDDLRRVYNLNYFEDIGIKYEPGKTLDKVVVVINVKEKQTGMFQMSAGYSNRDGVLGILSLRKDNLFGRGQSISTDLTLSMAGNNSGEVSYFNPWIDEAHTSLGVSLYSRRYLNFLNQRVLSTNLIGTDSERQKFEQDKGTSLMKFAEGRSGSQDPVALLPSQNSIETRTGMVLSMGRPLVGDAVTSPVRATLSLKGEQIGVKRLVPTLGLEGSSAQDTVSYATDLAGKAPPLVLGANPASGTDNAFSTGLTLTYDTRDLVINPSRGWLSSLALEQYLGPVVGNLDLTRLNVEANRYFLVNYPFWDLKHTFAVGTKFGSTMSFFNRTVPTYERFYSTGPYLIRGWEETLPSSLDAATRDYASLFQGDSVAIASIEYRFPIVSVLSGVVFADTGLFWDQLAAPSARNSFHLFGDLANPLTGQPLDSSGIGSRLRSGYGVGVRVNTPLGPLRLDLGVSQLRDDQGNWFPKGIKPHFSIGQKF, from the coding sequence ATGCTCAGGATTTCCGCTGCCTCGGCGGCGGTGTTCGCCACCGCCTTGGCCGGCTCGCTGGGCGTGGCGTCGCCCGCGCTGGCCGCGTCGAGCTGGTGGCCGCTCTCGGGAGCGAGCGGCACGCCGCCGGAGGCCGCGAAACCGGCCCAGCCGGCACCGCTACCCGGCACGGCGGCCGCGACCCCGTCCGCCGAGGCCCCGCCCGAGGACCTGGGGGCGCGGATGCGCGTCGCCGACATCGCCGTCCGCGGCAACAAGACCGTCACCACCGAGCAGGTGCTCCTGGCCCTGCCCATCCACCGCGGCGACGAGGTCACCAAGAAGCAGGTCCAGGACGCCCTGCAGCGGCTGTACGGCCTCGGGTACTTCGCGGACGTGCGTGCGTTCACGGAGCCCACGCCGGCCGGCGAGCGCCTGGTCTTCCAGGTCGTCGAGAATCCCCGCCTGGAGGATGTCCGCATCACGGGCATCACGGTCTTCAAGCAGGACGAGGTCCTCAAGCCCTTCGTGGCCATCAAGGGGCAGACCCTCAACCTGCGCGAGGTCCAGAAGCACATCAAGGACCTGGAAAAGCGCTACGCCGACGAGGGCTACGTGCTCGCCCGCGTCATCGACCTGCAGGTCGACCCCAAGTCCGGCGTGCTCGACCTCAAGGTCGCCGAGGGTGAAATCGAGGCCATTCGCATCATCGGCAACGAGGAGACCCGGGACTACGTCATCCGGCGCGAACTCACCCAGAAGCCGGGCGAACTCTTCAACTTCAAGAAGATGGAGGACGATCTCCGCCGGGTCTACAACCTCAACTACTTCGAGGACATCGGCATCAAGTACGAGCCGGGCAAGACCCTCGACAAGGTGGTCGTCGTCATCAACGTCAAGGAAAAGCAGACCGGCATGTTCCAGATGTCGGCCGGCTACTCCAACCGGGACGGCGTGCTGGGCATCCTCTCGCTCCGCAAGGACAACCTGTTCGGCCGCGGCCAGTCTATTTCGACCGACCTGACGCTCTCGATGGCGGGCAACAACTCGGGCGAGGTGTCCTACTTCAACCCGTGGATCGACGAGGCGCACACGTCGCTGGGCGTCTCGCTCTACAGCCGGCGCTACCTCAACTTCCTCAACCAGCGCGTGCTGAGCACCAACCTCATCGGCACCGATTCGGAGCGGCAGAAGTTCGAGCAGGACAAGGGCACCTCCCTGATGAAGTTCGCCGAGGGCCGGTCGGGCAGCCAGGATCCCGTGGCCTTGCTGCCGTCCCAGAACTCCATCGAGACCCGCACCGGCATGGTCCTGTCGATGGGCAGGCCCCTGGTGGGCGACGCCGTGACGTCGCCGGTGCGCGCCACCCTGTCCCTGAAGGGCGAGCAGATCGGCGTCAAGCGCCTGGTCCCCACTCTCGGCCTGGAGGGATCCTCGGCGCAGGACACCGTTTCCTACGCGACCGACCTTGCGGGCAAGGCCCCGCCCCTGGTGCTGGGCGCCAACCCCGCGAGCGGCACCGATAACGCGTTCAGCACCGGGCTGACGCTCACCTACGACACGCGCGACCTGGTCATCAACCCGTCGCGGGGCTGGCTCTCGTCGCTCGCGCTCGAGCAGTACCTCGGCCCGGTGGTCGGCAATCTCGACCTGACGCGCCTCAACGTCGAAGCCAATCGCTACTTCCTCGTCAACTACCCGTTCTGGGACCTCAAGCACACCTTCGCGGTCGGGACCAAGTTCGGCTCGACCATGTCCTTCTTCAACCGGACCGTGCCCACCTACGAGCGGTTCTACTCGACCGGCCCCTATCTCATCCGCGGCTGGGAGGAGACGCTGCCGTCGTCGCTCGATGCGGCGACTCGCGACTATGCGAGCCTGTTCCAGGGCGACTCGGTGGCCATTGCCTCGATCGAGTACCGCTTCCCCATCGTCAGCGTGCTATCGGGCGTGGTCTTCGCCGACACCGGCCTCTTCTGGGATCAACTGGCCGCACCCTCGGCCCGCAACAGCTTCCACCTCTTCGGCGACCTGGCCAATCCGCTGACCGGCCAGCCGCTGGATTCGTCGGGCATCGGCTCCCGCCTGCGCAGCGGCTACGGCGTCGGCGTCCGCGTCAACACCCCCCTCGGCCCGTTGCGCCTCGACCTGGGCGTCAGCCAGTTGCGCGACGACCAGGGAAACTGGTTCCCCAAGGGCATCAAGCCCCACTTCTCGATCGGTCAGAAATTCTAG
- a CDS encoding OmpH family outer membrane protein: MSIHRLLAASVALSLLVASPAFAASSLAMVDTKRLFEQFKGAQSSQGEFKRKAEAYQKEFLEKNRQLQEMQREGKSKAEIDKMTKKFEAELKPKKDAVERLDKEMSGRLKKQIEAAISDVAKTKGFAVVVDKQIVLFGGEDITDDVLDKLNK; encoded by the coding sequence ATGTCGATTCATCGCCTCCTCGCCGCCTCCGTCGCCCTGTCGCTTCTCGTCGCCTCGCCGGCCTTCGCGGCCAGCAGCCTCGCGATGGTCGACACCAAGCGCCTCTTCGAGCAGTTCAAGGGGGCGCAATCGTCGCAGGGCGAGTTCAAGCGCAAGGCCGAGGCCTACCAGAAGGAGTTCCTGGAAAAGAACCGCCAGCTCCAGGAAATGCAGCGCGAAGGCAAGAGCAAGGCCGAGATAGACAAGATGACCAAGAAGTTCGAAGCGGAGCTCAAACCGAAGAAGGATGCGGTGGAGCGCCTGGACAAGGAGATGTCGGGGCGCCTCAAGAAGCAGATAGAGGCCGCCATATCAGACGTGGCGAAGACGAAGGGCTTCGCCGTCGTGGTGGACAAGCAGATCGTGCTGTTCGGCGGTGAGGACATCACCGACGACGTGCTCGACAAGCTCAACAAATAG
- the lpxD gene encoding UDP-3-O-(3-hydroxymyristoyl)glucosamine N-acyltransferase encodes MTRTGATASEPEAPLLPPRSGPLTLAELAAAALCEIVGDPAAQVTGVADPESAGPGDMVFVVEARYAERAARSRAGYVLAAEPIAGKPGLVARQPRVAMAKVLAAFAPPPPAGAVHPSASIDPAAEVAADVFVGAGCVVGAGARVGAGTVLHPRVVLYPGVRVGSACLLHSGVIVREGCTLGDRVVVQPGAVIGSDGFGFVPTAEGNVKIPQLGGVVVEADVEIGANCTIDRGTLGDTIVRRGTKLDNLVHLAHNVEIGEHCMLVAQVGISGSAKLGARCVFGGQSGAVGHIAIGPRVTVAAKSGVTKDTPADQLLSGFPARPHKEELRRLAEQGRVARRLLAIERRVTRLEGTAPPEADR; translated from the coding sequence ATGACGCGGACGGGCGCCACAGCCTCCGAACCGGAGGCTCCGCTCCTGCCGCCCCGTTCCGGACCGCTGACGCTTGCCGAACTTGCCGCGGCGGCCCTCTGCGAGATCGTGGGCGATCCGGCTGCCCAGGTTACCGGGGTCGCCGATCCCGAGAGCGCCGGGCCGGGAGACATGGTCTTCGTCGTCGAGGCCAGGTACGCCGAACGCGCGGCGCGCAGCCGGGCCGGCTACGTCCTGGCGGCCGAACCGATCGCCGGCAAGCCGGGCCTGGTGGCCAGGCAGCCGCGCGTCGCGATGGCGAAGGTGCTGGCGGCTTTCGCTCCGCCGCCTCCCGCAGGCGCCGTCCACCCGTCGGCGTCGATCGACCCGGCGGCCGAGGTGGCCGCCGACGTGTTCGTCGGCGCCGGTTGCGTCGTCGGCGCCGGGGCTCGGGTGGGGGCCGGCACCGTCCTGCACCCGCGCGTCGTGCTCTACCCTGGCGTTCGCGTGGGCTCCGCTTGCCTGCTCCACTCGGGCGTCATCGTGCGCGAGGGCTGCACTCTGGGCGATCGGGTGGTCGTGCAGCCAGGCGCGGTGATCGGCTCGGACGGCTTCGGCTTCGTGCCGACCGCGGAGGGCAACGTCAAGATCCCGCAACTGGGAGGCGTCGTCGTGGAGGCCGACGTGGAAATCGGCGCGAACTGCACCATCGACCGGGGCACCCTGGGCGACACGATCGTCCGCCGCGGCACCAAGCTCGACAACCTCGTGCACCTGGCCCACAACGTGGAAATCGGCGAGCACTGCATGCTCGTCGCCCAGGTCGGCATCTCCGGCTCGGCGAAACTCGGGGCGCGCTGCGTCTTCGGGGGCCAGTCGGGGGCCGTGGGCCACATCGCGATCGGGCCGCGCGTGACCGTCGCGGCCAAATCCGGCGTCACGAAGGATACGCCGGCCGACCAGTTGCTGTCCGGATTCCCGGCGCGGCCCCACAAGGAAGAGCTTCGCCGCCTGGCAGAGCAGGGGCGGGTCGCCAGGCGGTTGCTCGCGATCGAGCGCCGCGTGACGCGCCTCGAAGGCACGGCGCCCCCGGAGGCCGACCGGTGA
- the lpxC gene encoding UDP-3-O-[3-hydroxymyristoyl] N-acetylglucosamine deacetylase: MPHSTLDATKQWTLRQPFTLTGVGLHTGEPVNVRVLPAPPHHGLAFSRVDLPGKPRIPALAEFVSDLTLSTSLARGRATVRTVEHLLAALAGLGVSNALIAVDGPEVPAMDGSAQAFARAVVEAGRVALPAVRRVINLAERYEIDMGDRSVICQPGDEAAISYVVDYGHPLAGIQCWEGLVNPAVFKHELAPARTFCLRADAERMRAAGLARGGNFDNAVVVMEDGYSSPLRFQDEFVRHKVLDLIGDLALCGADWRGQIVAVKAGHPLHVQLASRLRQQVAAEDTRSVVRAQAYAS, from the coding sequence ATGCCCCATTCCACCCTGGACGCGACGAAGCAGTGGACCCTGCGCCAGCCGTTCACCCTGACCGGCGTGGGGCTGCACACGGGCGAACCGGTCAACGTCCGGGTCCTTCCCGCGCCCCCGCACCACGGCCTCGCATTCTCGCGCGTGGATCTGCCCGGAAAGCCGCGCATCCCGGCCCTGGCCGAGTTCGTGTCCGACCTGACGCTCTCGACCTCGCTCGCCCGCGGCCGCGCGACGGTGCGCACGGTGGAGCATCTCCTGGCGGCCTTGGCGGGCCTTGGCGTCAGCAACGCGCTTATCGCCGTGGATGGGCCCGAGGTCCCGGCCATGGACGGATCGGCCCAGGCGTTTGCCCGAGCTGTGGTAGAAGCGGGCCGGGTGGCCCTGCCGGCCGTACGCCGGGTCATCAACCTCGCCGAGCGCTACGAGATCGACATGGGCGATCGGTCAGTCATCTGCCAGCCGGGTGACGAGGCCGCCATATCCTACGTGGTCGACTACGGGCATCCCCTGGCTGGCATCCAGTGCTGGGAGGGGCTGGTCAACCCGGCGGTATTCAAGCACGAGCTTGCTCCGGCGCGCACCTTCTGTCTTAGAGCCGATGCCGAGCGGATGCGGGCAGCGGGCCTGGCTCGTGGCGGCAACTTCGACAACGCGGTGGTCGTCATGGAAGACGGCTACTCGTCGCCGCTGCGCTTCCAGGACGAGTTCGTGCGCCACAAGGTCCTGGATCTGATCGGCGATCTGGCCCTGTGCGGCGCCGATTGGCGGGGGCAGATCGTGGCGGTGAAGGCCGGCCATCCCCTTCACGTGCAGCTCGCATCGCGGCTGCGGCAGCAGGTGGCCGCCGAGGACACGCGATCGGTGGTCCGGGCGCAGGCGTATGCCAGCTGA
- the fabZ gene encoding 3-hydroxyacyl-ACP dehydratase FabZ — MPAETAAPALDIRELLTVLPHRFPFLLIDRVLELEPGKRAVAIKNVSVNEPQFTGHFPERPLMPGVLLVEAMAQVGGLILLATQEYKGKLAVFAGIDNVRFRRMVVPGDQVVLSAELIKVRAGIGKVRASASVDGRIVADGELLFGLVD, encoded by the coding sequence ATGCCAGCTGAAACTGCCGCTCCGGCGCTGGACATTCGGGAATTGCTCACGGTACTGCCGCACCGGTTCCCGTTCCTCCTCATCGACCGGGTGCTGGAGCTCGAGCCGGGCAAGCGCGCGGTCGCGATCAAGAACGTCTCGGTCAACGAGCCGCAGTTTACCGGCCACTTCCCCGAACGTCCGCTGATGCCCGGAGTCCTCCTGGTCGAGGCGATGGCGCAGGTGGGCGGCCTGATCCTCCTGGCCACCCAGGAGTACAAGGGCAAGCTGGCCGTGTTCGCCGGCATCGACAACGTGCGCTTCCGCCGGATGGTGGTGCCGGGAGACCAGGTCGTGTTGAGCGCCGAGCTCATCAAGGTCCGCGCCGGCATAGGCAAGGTCAGGGCGTCAGCCTCGGTCGACGGCCGCATCGTCGCCGACGGGGAACTGCTTTTCGGTTTGGTAGACTGA
- the lpxA gene encoding acyl-ACP--UDP-N-acetylglucosamine O-acyltransferase: MNSSAGAILLEVHRTAVVHPTAKLAEGVRIGPYAVIGEQVSIGENTVIGPHAVVDAFSTLGRDCQVHAGAVIGGPSQDLKHQGEVSYLVIGDRNVIREYVTINRATDLGDETRIGSDNLLMAYVHVAHDCHVGNHVVLANGVTLAGHVAIEDYVTIGGMVGLHQFIRVGKMAMIGAMSRLSQDVLPYLLVEGNPPKVYGINSTGLRRRGLDTATRGAIKKAYRLLYRSGLNVSQATAQMDEAFKKIPEIAYLVRFLAGTQRGVTGLSGKSAVDDDDD; this comes from the coding sequence CTGAACTCGAGCGCTGGTGCCATCTTGCTAGAAGTTCACAGGACGGCCGTCGTCCACCCGACGGCCAAACTGGCCGAAGGGGTTCGTATCGGGCCCTACGCCGTCATAGGCGAGCAGGTGTCGATCGGCGAGAACACCGTCATCGGCCCGCATGCGGTCGTCGATGCGTTCTCCACTCTCGGGCGCGACTGCCAGGTCCACGCCGGTGCCGTCATCGGCGGCCCTTCGCAGGATCTCAAGCATCAGGGCGAGGTGTCGTACCTGGTCATTGGCGATCGCAACGTGATCCGCGAGTATGTCACGATCAACCGCGCGACCGACCTAGGCGACGAGACCCGCATCGGCAGCGACAATCTGCTGATGGCTTACGTGCACGTGGCGCATGACTGCCACGTCGGCAACCACGTGGTCCTGGCCAACGGCGTGACCCTGGCGGGCCACGTGGCGATCGAGGACTACGTGACCATAGGCGGGATGGTCGGCCTCCACCAGTTCATCCGCGTCGGCAAGATGGCCATGATCGGGGCGATGAGCCGACTTTCCCAGGACGTCTTGCCGTACCTGCTGGTCGAGGGGAATCCACCCAAGGTCTACGGCATCAATTCAACGGGCCTGCGCCGCCGCGGCCTGGACACCGCGACGCGCGGCGCCATCAAGAAGGCCTACCGGCTGCTGTACCGGTCGGGCCTCAACGTTTCCCAGGCTACCGCCCAGATGGACGAAGCGTTCAAGAAAATCCCCGAGATCGCCTACCTGGTCCGCTTCTTGGCGGGGACCCAGCGCGGCGTCACGGGCCTGAGCGGCAAGTCCGCGGTCGATGACGACGACGACTAG